From Sporomusaceae bacterium, the proteins below share one genomic window:
- a CDS encoding HD-GYP domain-containing protein, whose amino-acid sequence MLWLTKHHLLSEVQPGMILARPVVSDDMSILLNENTVLTESMLVLLKTWHIQSLYIKEIIREGGNNVYGFVSEREAFAKKYTDIIRTLKDAFEKTRYFKEVPLGQIQELADQTIESLVDASGVISHLASVRSTDDYTFRHSLNVGVIAGLLGKWLKVRGKVLREIVLAGLLHDIGKTQIPLQILNKPGQLSAEEMAVIKEHPTRGYKLIEDTDRIPQSVKLCVLQHHERLDGSGYPAALKDRDIADYARIIAVADMYDAMTSQRVYRGALTPFSVVAEVFGEMFARLDPAVALPFVSHVRESLIGFLVRLSDGTEARVVYLDKERPAQPVVKLAGGDYVDLEKRKDLTIIEVIAS is encoded by the coding sequence ATGCTGTGGCTTACCAAACACCATCTGCTCTCGGAAGTTCAGCCGGGAATGATCCTAGCGAGGCCGGTCGTGTCGGACGACATGAGCATCCTGCTCAACGAAAACACCGTCCTGACCGAATCCATGCTCGTCCTGCTCAAAACCTGGCACATCCAGTCCCTGTACATCAAGGAAATCATCCGCGAAGGCGGCAATAACGTCTATGGCTTCGTCTCCGAACGGGAAGCCTTCGCAAAAAAATACACCGACATCATCCGCACCCTCAAGGACGCCTTCGAAAAAACCCGCTACTTCAAAGAAGTGCCCCTGGGGCAGATCCAGGAACTCGCCGACCAGACCATCGAATCGCTCGTCGACGCCTCCGGCGTCATCAGTCACCTTGCCAGCGTCCGGTCCACAGACGACTACACCTTCCGCCACTCCCTCAACGTCGGCGTCATCGCCGGGCTTTTAGGCAAATGGCTCAAAGTCAGGGGCAAAGTCCTGCGCGAAATCGTCCTCGCCGGGCTGCTTCACGACATCGGCAAAACGCAGATACCCCTGCAGATACTCAACAAGCCCGGCCAGCTGTCTGCCGAAGAAATGGCCGTCATCAAAGAACACCCGACCCGCGGCTACAAACTCATCGAAGACACCGACCGCATCCCCCAGTCGGTCAAGCTCTGCGTCCTCCAGCACCACGAGCGCCTCGACGGCAGCGGCTACCCGGCCGCCCTCAAAGACAGAGACATCGCCGACTACGCGCGGATAATCGCCGTCGCCGACATGTACGACGCCATGACCTCCCAGCGCGTCTACCGCGGCGCCCTCACCCCGTTCAGCGTCGTCGCCGAAGTCTTCGGCGAAATGTTCGCCAGGCTCGACCCGGCCGTTGCCCTGCCCTTCGTCAGCCATGTGCGCGAATCCCTAATCGGCTTCCTTGTCCGCCTCTCCGACGGCACGGAAGCCAGAGTCGTATACCTCGACAAAGAACGGCCCGCCCAGCCGGTCGTAAAGCTCGCCGGCGGCGACTATGTCGATTTGGAGAAAAGGAAGGATCTTACCATCATCGAAGTCATCGCCAGCTAG